A genomic window from Sorex araneus isolate mSorAra2 chromosome 2, mSorAra2.pri, whole genome shotgun sequence includes:
- the LOC101556391 gene encoding olfactory receptor 1M1-like, with translation MPMEARNVTHTGEYFILLGLAEAPEHETLLFILFLLMYLVTAAGNLLIIVAISTDPHLHTPMYFFLAHLSLVDFCLATNTVPKMLANIQTGSRAISYADCLTQMYFFHFFGIVDSVLIAVMAYDRFVAICHPLHYSSIMSARACALLVGGPWLCSGLLSLTHILLMARLVFCASHELPHYFCDLTPMLRLSCSDTFVNRAFVLAVAGLVIAAPFVCILASYARILAAVLQVPSAGGRWKAFSTCGSHLSVVALFYGTTIGVYLCPSSVRTAVKEKASAVMYTAVTPMLNPFIYSLRNRDMKGALRKLVHRKVSASA, from the coding sequence ATGCCCATGGAAGCCAGGAATGTCACCCACACGGGTGAGTATTTCATCCTGCTGGGACTCGCAGAAGCCCCCGAACACGAGACgctcctcttcatcctctttcTCCTCATGTACCTGGTCACGGCCGccgggaacctgctcatcatcgtGGCCATCAGCACCGACCCCCAcctgcacacccccatgtacttcttcctggcccACCTGTCCCTGGTGGACTTCTGCCTGGCCACCAACACGGTGCCCAAGAtgctggccaacatccagacggGCAGCAGGGCCATCTCGTACGCGGACTGCCTCACCCAGATGTACTTCTTCCACTTCTTCGGCATCGTGGACAGCGTCCTGATCGCCGTGATGGCCTACGACCGCttcgtggccatctgccacccgcTGCACTACAGCAGCATCATgagcgcgcgcgcgtgcgccCTGCTGGTGGGCggcccctggctctgctcgggcCTCCTGTCGCTCACCCACATCCTGCTCATGGCACGCCTGGTCTTCTGCGCGAGCCACGAGCTGCCCCACTACTTCTGCGACCTCACGCCCATGCTGCGGCTCTCGTGCTCGGACACGTTCGTCAACCGCGCCTTCGTGCTGGCCGTGGCCGGCCTGGTCATCGCCGCCCCGTTCGTGTGCATCCTGGCCTCGTACGCGCGCATCCTGGCCGCCGTGCTGCAGGTGCCGTCGGCGGGCGGCCGCTGgaaggccttctccacctgcgGCTCGCACCTGTCCGTCGTGGCCCTGTTCTACGGCACCACCATCGGGGTCTACCTGTGCCCCTCGTCCGTGCGCACGGCCGTGAAGGAGAAGGCCTCGGCCGTCATGTACACAGCCGTCACCCCCATGCtcaaccccttcatctacagcctccgCAACAGGGACATGAAGGGGGCCCTCAGGAAGTTGGTACACAGGAAGGTCAGCGCATCCGCCTGA